One segment of Fervidobacterium sp. DNA contains the following:
- a CDS encoding ABC transporter permease subunit: MVKKERKLLTHIVLIIVCIVVLFPIVWVVSTSLRRDNAAFSTKLFSSRMTFQNYIDLLAPEKNGPRLVSDIDALVLMAPPHDRNTVEKAKEYFKKDIELFKKYIAETQQLKKKIDDSINSIEKYFQENSEQLINSFNSEIDKIIKEIKFEKPSRYVEIAAYDLVNQGNDLTPIKDIDPNKGQDEWYSMIGERKEKTEALKMQKQELEISLQPLERSYRIYQSQYLSTVKTINSFLLPQLKEYVLALESADKLLDAAKDSRVSVEITPDESSLKLKFKETISGIDNLQISMNKFKDLEDINNSLVAFQTIYRKILSKWDNFNYKNKAPFVDFLNTIDVFTTRIAGTVNETVALVEKLNNITNNLIQLQSQINSKRKSLTSINEQIKNLEEEIQKAYSEIYDATVYVKSRLVTVQLKDVQQKVSRMKLPAQLQLMNLQARKVFGIVGDLANTLPEGSKKQKTLRSIISKIDWPGTAKDMFTNYELFVQNYEPFVKDLQLYLSDVEIQGLKFMPVAKTGIKVRPQSLEKLIDTVLSVYRTSVVPNMNVMSRKASELSDKLNLRDIAGYLKAIDGASYRIDQIWQRKPDHYMLRWILNSVIVALTVSIIITAVTALAAYPFSRMKFKGRKYGIMSLLLIQMFPAIMYMIAVYTFLSFAGKYIPGFGLNKVSGLIFAYLGGIAYNMYLIKGYYDTIPDSLEEAALIDGATRWQTFVKIVLPLASPILAVIVILTFMGTFNEFVLARIILQDVKQYTYAIGLYTFSTGPFETQWGLFTAAALIGMIPMVTLFLLMQKYIVGGLVKGAVKG, translated from the coding sequence ATGGTAAAGAAAGAAAGAAAATTGCTTACCCATATAGTACTCATAATCGTATGTATAGTTGTACTTTTTCCAATAGTTTGGGTTGTTTCAACATCGCTCAGAAGGGATAACGCAGCGTTTTCAACAAAATTATTTAGTAGCAGAATGACTTTTCAAAACTACATAGACCTACTAGCACCTGAGAAGAATGGCCCAAGACTTGTTTCAGATATTGACGCACTTGTACTTATGGCACCACCTCATGATAGAAATACTGTAGAAAAGGCTAAGGAATACTTTAAAAAGGATATTGAACTTTTCAAAAAATATATTGCGGAAACTCAGCAACTCAAAAAAAAGATTGATGATAGCATAAATTCTATTGAGAAATACTTTCAAGAAAACTCGGAACAACTCATAAATTCTTTTAATAGTGAAATAGACAAGATAATCAAAGAAATTAAATTTGAAAAACCGAGCAGGTACGTTGAAATAGCAGCATACGACTTAGTAAATCAAGGTAACGATCTAACGCCTATTAAAGATATTGATCCAAACAAAGGACAAGATGAATGGTATTCCATGATAGGAGAAAGAAAGGAAAAAACAGAAGCACTTAAGATGCAAAAGCAGGAGTTAGAAATATCCTTGCAACCACTTGAAAGATCCTACAGAATATATCAATCACAATATTTATCGACTGTGAAGACTATAAATTCTTTCTTATTGCCTCAGCTTAAAGAATATGTACTCGCATTAGAATCAGCTGACAAACTTCTTGATGCTGCCAAGGATTCAAGAGTTTCCGTTGAGATAACTCCTGATGAATCAAGCTTAAAATTAAAATTTAAAGAAACGATAAGTGGTATCGACAATTTGCAAATTAGCATGAATAAGTTTAAAGATCTGGAAGATATAAACAATTCACTTGTAGCATTCCAAACAATTTACAGAAAAATACTTTCGAAATGGGATAATTTTAACTACAAAAATAAAGCACCATTTGTTGATTTTCTAAATACTATAGATGTATTTACCACAAGGATTGCAGGAACAGTAAACGAAACTGTTGCACTTGTTGAAAAGCTTAACAATATAACCAATAATTTAATACAACTACAAAGCCAAATTAATTCTAAAAGAAAATCCTTAACGAGCATAAATGAACAAATAAAAAACTTAGAAGAAGAAATACAGAAAGCTTACTCTGAAATTTACGATGCTACCGTATATGTAAAATCACGTTTAGTCACCGTACAACTTAAAGATGTACAACAAAAAGTTTCAAGGATGAAATTACCAGCACAACTCCAGCTAATGAACTTACAAGCAAGAAAGGTATTTGGTATTGTTGGAGATCTTGCAAATACGTTACCCGAGGGTTCAAAAAAGCAGAAAACCTTGAGAAGCATCATATCAAAAATTGATTGGCCTGGCACAGCTAAGGACATGTTCACAAATTACGAACTATTTGTTCAAAACTACGAACCGTTTGTAAAAGATCTGCAACTTTACTTATCGGATGTAGAAATTCAAGGTCTTAAATTTATGCCTGTAGCAAAAACGGGTATAAAAGTAAGGCCACAATCTCTTGAAAAACTGATTGATACCGTACTGTCCGTTTACAGAACCAGCGTGGTACCGAATATGAATGTAATGTCAAGAAAAGCATCTGAACTTTCCGACAAACTTAACTTAAGAGATATAGCAGGATATTTAAAAGCTATAGACGGTGCTTCTTACAGAATAGACCAAATATGGCAGAGGAAACCAGATCATTATATGTTAAGATGGATACTTAACAGCGTCATCGTAGCACTTACTGTTTCGATTATAATAACTGCAGTTACAGCACTTGCAGCATATCCATTCAGTAGAATGAAATTCAAGGGAAGAAAGTATGGTATAATGTCTTTACTGCTTATCCAAATGTTCCCGGCTATAATGTATATGATAGCAGTCTACACGTTCTTATCATTTGCAGGAAAGTATATACCTGGATTTGGATTAAACAAGGTTTCTGGATTGATATTTGCATACCTTGGTGGAATAGCTTACAACATGTACCTTATAAAAGGTTACTACGACACGATACCAGACTCTCTTGAAGAAGCCGCATTGATAGATGGAGCAACAAGATGGCAGACATTTGTAAAAATCGTTCTTCCGCTTGCTTCACCAATCCTTGCAGTTATAGTTATACTCACATTCATGGGAACATTCAATGAGTTTGTACTTGCAAGAATCATACTGCAAGATGTAAAACAATACACCTACGCTATAGGATTATACACATTTTCAACAGGTCCATTTGAAACACAATGGGGACTATTTACTGCAGCTGCTTTGATCGGTATGATACCAATGGTTACTCTCTTTTTACTGATGCAAAAGTACATAGTTGGCGGCTTAGTAAAGGGTGCCGTGAAAGGATAA
- a CDS encoding alkaline phosphatase family protein, protein MELLPDYERSIVNLISTFLKRFGCQVYHSEFPLEEHFEGFFQNINKIVIFLIDGMGYKKFMQINNKVGFNSVIKVSSVFPTTTVAAITSWFTAKTPKEHGLLGYILYLREIGSITNMIEHTYPGLEGGIFSGIIKKRLHRLENTFDLLKEKELYGGVLTHSTIANSGLSYLIHRNCHLMSYLYMGDLLSTLKKRLSENWRGILYVYWGYLDGLGHKKGPDSDAYEIELERLLIELKRFTQFNLPKDALFVITSDHGMIQIPGSNNYFLKPTDNFNRLLSSPPGGEMRMMYFYLSKKANIEPLKSYFEENFPSTVYFMNSKDAVEQGLFGSGRSHPELYNRIGDVIMLARENYAFTYLYSGGEERLVGMHGSLTDDELYVPAVFIKN, encoded by the coding sequence ATGGAACTTTTGCCTGACTATGAAAGAAGTATTGTAAATCTTATCTCGACATTTCTAAAAAGGTTCGGTTGTCAAGTTTATCATTCCGAATTTCCCCTCGAAGAACACTTCGAGGGTTTTTTCCAAAATATAAATAAAATAGTTATCTTCTTAATAGATGGCATGGGGTACAAGAAATTCATGCAAATTAATAACAAAGTGGGATTTAATAGTGTAATTAAAGTCTCAAGTGTTTTTCCGACAACAACAGTAGCGGCTATTACAAGCTGGTTCACTGCAAAAACACCGAAAGAACATGGATTACTTGGTTATATATTGTACCTTCGTGAAATTGGTTCAATTACAAACATGATAGAACACACTTACCCAGGTTTAGAAGGCGGTATTTTTTCGGGAATAATCAAAAAGAGGTTACATAGATTAGAAAATACTTTTGATCTGCTCAAGGAGAAAGAGCTTTACGGTGGTGTTCTAACACATTCAACTATAGCAAATTCTGGATTGTCTTATCTAATTCACAGAAATTGCCATTTAATGAGCTATCTTTACATGGGTGATTTATTATCAACGCTAAAAAAGAGACTATCAGAGAATTGGAGGGGAATACTTTACGTTTATTGGGGTTACCTTGATGGACTTGGACACAAAAAGGGACCAGATTCAGATGCTTACGAAATAGAATTAGAAAGACTGCTTATAGAACTTAAAAGATTTACACAATTCAACCTTCCAAAAGATGCACTATTTGTTATAACATCAGATCACGGAATGATCCAAATTCCAGGATCGAATAATTACTTTCTAAAACCAACTGATAATTTTAATAGATTACTATCCTCACCACCTGGTGGTGAAATGAGAATGATGTACTTTTACCTTTCAAAAAAGGCCAATATCGAACCACTTAAATCGTACTTTGAAGAAAATTTTCCGTCTACAGTTTATTTCATGAATTCCAAAGATGCGGTTGAACAAGGACTATTCGGCTCTGGACGTTCACATCCAGAATTGTATAATCGTATTGGGGATGTTATAATGTTAGCAAGAGAAAATTATGCATTTACATACCTTTACAGCGGCGGTGAGGAAAGACTCGTTGGAATGCATGGTAGTTTAACTGATGATGAATTGTACGTACCTGCTGTATTCATCAAAAACTAA
- the gltX gene encoding glutamate--tRNA ligase, whose protein sequence is MSGVRVRFAPSPTGHLHVGGARTALFNWLFARKNCGKFILRIEDTDTERSTRESEQMIIEDMKWLGLHWDEGPDIGGEYGPYRQSERLEIYKRYAYELVDKGYAYFAIYDKTDPKKLIEVSTVEPKSSDSFTIIFKVPESKTISFNDMLKGTIEFSTEHMEDFIILKSNGYPVYNYAVVVDDHFMGITHVLRGEDHISNTPKQLLLYEAFGWEPPKFMHIPLILGSDKTPLSKRHGATAVGHFRKEGYLPKALVNYLAVLGWSVDEEIFDFTKKIESFSPEKISNKNVVFDYQKLEWVNGKHMRMLTTEELIEQFNNWRKFTDSPFEIPKEVIEISKEKVNTLKQLYEFSLPFVDENYEYTEEYIEKFLKKPEARIILEKALSKFSELTTYTIQSVENVLRNTAAELELGTNKVFQTIRGALLGRLVTPGLFESIVVLGKHKTIKRLIRTLEYQNTL, encoded by the coding sequence ATGTCGGGAGTTAGAGTAAGATTTGCACCGAGTCCAACAGGACATCTTCATGTAGGTGGAGCCAGAACAGCTTTATTTAACTGGCTTTTTGCAAGAAAAAACTGTGGCAAATTCATTCTAAGAATAGAAGATACCGATACGGAACGTTCAACAAGAGAATCTGAACAAATGATAATAGAAGATATGAAATGGCTTGGATTACATTGGGACGAAGGCCCGGACATAGGAGGGGAATATGGACCTTACAGACAAAGTGAGAGACTCGAAATCTACAAAAGATACGCATATGAATTAGTTGATAAAGGTTACGCATATTTTGCAATATACGACAAAACTGATCCAAAAAAGCTTATTGAAGTATCTACCGTAGAACCCAAATCAAGCGATTCTTTCACAATTATCTTCAAAGTTCCAGAATCGAAGACTATATCATTTAATGATATGTTAAAAGGCACAATAGAATTTTCAACTGAACATATGGAAGATTTTATAATCCTCAAATCCAATGGTTATCCAGTCTATAACTACGCTGTCGTAGTAGACGATCATTTTATGGGTATAACTCATGTACTACGCGGGGAAGATCATATATCAAATACACCAAAACAATTACTACTGTACGAAGCATTTGGATGGGAACCACCAAAATTTATGCATATACCATTAATACTTGGTTCAGACAAAACCCCTCTTAGCAAAAGGCACGGCGCAACAGCCGTGGGACATTTCAGAAAAGAAGGATATCTGCCAAAAGCACTCGTCAATTATCTTGCTGTACTTGGTTGGAGTGTTGATGAAGAAATCTTTGATTTTACAAAAAAAATAGAATCGTTTTCGCCAGAAAAAATTTCAAATAAAAATGTGGTCTTCGACTATCAAAAACTTGAATGGGTAAACGGAAAACACATGCGGATGCTAACAACTGAAGAATTAATCGAACAGTTTAATAATTGGAGAAAGTTCACAGACAGTCCGTTTGAAATACCTAAGGAAGTAATTGAAATCAGTAAAGAAAAAGTAAACACACTGAAGCAGTTGTACGAATTTTCACTTCCTTTCGTTGACGAAAATTACGAATACACTGAGGAATACATTGAGAAATTTCTGAAAAAGCCAGAAGCACGAATCATTCTAGAGAAAGCGTTGTCTAAATTCTCAGAATTGACAACTTACACAATTCAAAGTGTTGAAAATGTACTTCGAAATACGGCTGCAGAACTTGAACTGGGTACAAACAAAGTATTTCAAACTATCAGAGGTGCATTGCTTGGAAGATTGGTTACACCTGGACTTTTTGAAAGTATTGTAGTACTTGGTAAACACAAAACAATTAAAAGACTTATTAGAACTCTTGAATATCAAAACACACTATAA
- a CDS encoding alanyl-tRNA editing protein → MKIANQYLETKIFVENFTSKDGKYFAFSKISPFYPDGKGGQLGDRGLIDGANVLSVKEDNGWIVHELDKPIEVGEYDTLINQERRLDIAQQHTGQHILSAAFVHVAEIQTVSFRMGDEYSTIDLDVPYIEPQVIKEVEYLSNKITQTNLSIQEINTSVEEANKQPLRKKLSEKIKDTVRLIKIGDFDTAACSGFHTDFTGEVGMIKIIGYEKVKGNLTRIYAVSGMRALKYFQKYNDVLKEISKNLTSSVEELPLRIEKLQNQAREQALTLSKLSEEYAKLLSTNLPKEGLIYLEGYSEIGNSLWKILDLEKSILVFYDGAKYTIASKRYNVKEFIKVLTERFGGKGGGKEELGTYQSPRKINRTEFDSILKDMG, encoded by the coding sequence ATGAAAATTGCAAACCAATATTTAGAAACCAAAATCTTCGTAGAAAACTTTACTTCAAAAGATGGAAAGTATTTTGCTTTTTCAAAAATATCACCATTCTACCCAGATGGAAAAGGTGGTCAATTAGGTGATAGAGGATTAATAGACGGTGCAAATGTCTTGAGTGTTAAAGAAGATAATGGTTGGATAGTACACGAGCTTGATAAGCCTATAGAAGTTGGAGAATATGATACTTTAATTAATCAGGAAAGAAGACTAGACATTGCACAGCAACATACGGGACAACATATCCTTTCAGCAGCTTTTGTCCATGTTGCTGAAATACAAACTGTTAGCTTTCGTATGGGAGATGAATATTCAACCATAGATCTGGATGTTCCATACATTGAACCCCAGGTAATTAAAGAAGTTGAGTATCTTTCAAACAAGATAACACAAACCAATCTTTCAATTCAGGAGATTAACACCAGTGTTGAAGAAGCTAATAAGCAACCACTCAGAAAGAAACTCAGTGAAAAAATAAAGGACACAGTTAGACTTATAAAAATAGGAGATTTTGACACAGCAGCTTGCAGTGGTTTTCACACAGATTTTACTGGCGAAGTGGGAATGATAAAGATCATTGGCTACGAAAAAGTCAAAGGTAACCTAACAAGAATTTATGCAGTGTCTGGTATGAGAGCACTTAAGTACTTTCAAAAATACAATGATGTATTGAAAGAAATTTCAAAAAATTTAACATCTTCCGTTGAAGAACTACCGTTAAGAATAGAAAAACTTCAAAATCAAGCACGCGAACAAGCTCTGACGCTTTCGAAGCTTTCCGAAGAATATGCTAAGTTACTATCAACAAATTTACCCAAAGAAGGTCTAATATACTTAGAAGGCTATTCCGAAATTGGTAACAGCTTATGGAAAATATTAGATTTAGAAAAATCAATACTTGTTTTCTACGATGGAGCTAAATACACCATAGCTTCAAAGAGGTATAATGTAAAAGAGTTCATAAAAGTTCTCACAGAAAGATTTGGTGGAAAAGGTGGTGGAAAAGAAGAGCTTGGAACTTACCAATCACCGAGAAAAATAAATCGCACTGAATTCGACAGCATACTGAAAGATATGGGATAA
- a CDS encoding redox-sensing transcriptional repressor Rex yields MKLEERKGILKFPKATFERLKLYHALLTQIMLERKREYILSEEIAEALRITPEQVRKDFSFLETNGKPKVGYYIPELLGELDELFGTKERENIIIVGVGHLGKALANYKGFKDIGAQVVALFDNDPEKIGQMVGEFMILPLKDLPRVIRRFKVKIAAICVPEKAAQEVADLLVGYGIKAIWNFSTKILNLPDEIIIQNEDITRGLLGIKHMLAERANIER; encoded by the coding sequence ATGAAATTGGAAGAAAGAAAGGGGATACTGAAGTTTCCAAAAGCAACATTTGAAAGGTTGAAACTTTACCATGCATTACTAACCCAAATAATGTTGGAAAGAAAACGTGAATACATACTCTCGGAGGAAATCGCAGAGGCTTTGAGAATTACACCCGAGCAAGTTAGAAAAGATTTTTCGTTCCTTGAAACAAATGGTAAACCAAAAGTAGGATACTATATACCAGAACTACTTGGTGAATTAGACGAACTTTTCGGAACAAAAGAAAGGGAAAACATAATCATAGTTGGAGTAGGTCATTTGGGTAAAGCATTAGCAAACTACAAAGGTTTTAAAGACATAGGTGCTCAGGTAGTTGCCTTATTCGATAACGATCCAGAAAAAATTGGACAAATGGTTGGAGAATTTATGATACTCCCACTCAAAGATTTGCCAAGAGTTATACGTAGATTTAAAGTAAAAATCGCTGCTATATGTGTTCCAGAGAAAGCAGCTCAAGAAGTTGCAGACTTGCTTGTTGGATACGGAATAAAAGCGATATGGAATTTTTCAACAAAAATACTTAACTTACCAGACGAGATCATTATTCAAAATGAAGATATAACAAGAGGCTTGCTTGGTATAAAGCATATGTTAGCTGAGAGAGCAAATATTGAAAGATAA
- a CDS encoding [FeFe] hydrogenase, group A, protein MKVVVNGREIEIRNDAKNMLEALREVGIEIPNLCYLSETSVYGACRMCLVEVDGKDIVTSCTLAPREGMQIRTHTPKIYEMRKGILQLLLASHDGDCTTCEMNGKCKLQKYAQDFGLNSNKFEKISKKTITDEKSIIVRDNSKCILCGDCVRACDELQTIAAIDFAYRGFEAQVVPSFEEKLENTECVFCGQCVAYCPTGALSIRNDIDKVYKAIEEGKYVIGMIAPAVRASLQEEFGLEDDIAMAGRMVSVMKMIGFKKVFDVAFAADLVAYEEAHEFMERLEKGEKLPQFTSCCPGWVKFAEQYYPEYLSNLSSVKSPQMALGAIIKRYYSKEIGIDPTDIVLVSIMPCTAKKFEAEREEFVGDVDIVLTTRELVKLFKSTGMNIKMVEPMPFDRPFGLSSQSGLSFGKSGGVLGSVVKVIEDKVNVKNIKFEEIHQGVTSTEIELENGKRVRGLAVFGLGNVRKVISEIKEGKLQADIVEVMACNFGCIGGGGQPYPNDVRTRTRRAKILKETQSVDVLISPTENFHMRELYTKYFDAPLSHKTHEIIHTEYKHRRRIGEKEIDILPLPEDVEDKIKVSVCLGTSCYSKGSYEILEELIFLSNKEDWAKNLEIKGTFCVENCGKAPNVVVNDIIVDEATVEKIKEVALNEIGRKKGDTEVSKSNI, encoded by the coding sequence TGAAATAAGGAACGATGCAAAAAATATGCTTGAAGCCTTAAGAGAAGTTGGAATTGAGATACCAAATCTGTGTTATTTGTCTGAAACATCTGTTTACGGTGCTTGCCGGATGTGTCTTGTTGAAGTAGATGGAAAAGATATTGTGACTTCGTGTACACTTGCTCCAAGAGAGGGTATGCAGATAAGAACTCATACACCAAAGATATATGAAATGAGAAAGGGTATACTTCAATTATTACTTGCATCACATGATGGTGATTGTACTACATGTGAGATGAATGGCAAGTGCAAGTTACAAAAGTACGCTCAAGATTTTGGACTAAATTCAAACAAGTTTGAAAAGATTTCAAAAAAGACCATAACAGATGAAAAATCAATAATTGTAAGAGATAATTCAAAATGTATACTTTGTGGGGATTGTGTCAGGGCATGTGATGAATTACAAACAATAGCAGCAATAGATTTTGCTTACAGAGGTTTTGAAGCACAAGTTGTTCCATCATTTGAGGAAAAGCTTGAAAATACTGAATGTGTCTTTTGTGGTCAATGTGTAGCATATTGTCCAACGGGAGCGCTTTCAATCAGAAATGATATAGATAAGGTTTACAAGGCAATTGAGGAAGGAAAATATGTTATAGGTATGATAGCGCCGGCTGTAAGAGCATCGCTGCAAGAAGAGTTTGGACTCGAAGATGATATAGCGATGGCAGGTAGAATGGTCTCGGTAATGAAAATGATAGGATTCAAAAAGGTATTCGATGTTGCTTTCGCTGCAGATCTTGTAGCTTACGAAGAAGCTCATGAGTTTATGGAAAGGCTTGAGAAAGGGGAGAAACTACCGCAATTTACATCTTGTTGTCCAGGTTGGGTTAAATTTGCCGAGCAATATTATCCTGAATACTTGTCAAACCTTTCAAGTGTGAAATCACCTCAGATGGCACTTGGTGCGATAATTAAAAGATATTATTCGAAAGAAATAGGAATAGATCCGACGGATATTGTACTTGTATCGATAATGCCGTGTACAGCAAAAAAATTTGAGGCTGAAAGGGAAGAATTTGTAGGTGATGTTGATATAGTTCTTACTACAAGGGAACTCGTTAAATTGTTTAAATCTACAGGTATGAACATAAAAATGGTTGAACCAATGCCATTTGATAGACCGTTCGGACTTTCTTCACAATCAGGTTTGAGCTTTGGAAAATCTGGAGGAGTACTTGGTAGTGTTGTTAAAGTAATTGAAGACAAAGTAAACGTCAAGAATATAAAATTTGAAGAAATTCATCAGGGAGTCACTTCAACAGAAATCGAACTTGAGAATGGTAAGCGTGTTAGAGGCTTAGCAGTATTTGGACTTGGTAATGTTAGAAAGGTTATTTCTGAAATAAAAGAAGGAAAGTTACAAGCTGATATTGTCGAAGTTATGGCATGTAACTTCGGATGTATTGGTGGAGGTGGGCAACCATATCCAAACGATGTAAGAACACGTACAAGGAGAGCAAAAATACTAAAAGAAACACAAAGTGTTGATGTACTTATCTCACCAACTGAAAACTTCCACATGAGAGAACTTTACACAAAGTATTTTGATGCACCACTAAGCCACAAAACACACGAAATAATACACACTGAATACAAACACAGAAGAAGGATAGGAGAAAAGGAAATAGATATTCTTCCTCTTCCTGAGGATGTTGAAGATAAGATAAAAGTTAGTGTTTGTCTGGGAACTTCATGTTATTCAAAGGGGTCGTATGAAATACTTGAGGAACTTATCTTTTTATCTAACAAAGAAGATTGGGCAAAGAATTTGGAAATAAAAGGAACATTTTGTGTAGAGAATTGTGGTAAAGCACCAAATGTCGTTGTTAATGATATAATAGTTGACGAAGCAACAGTTGAAAAAATAAAAGAGGTGGCTTTGAATGAAATTGGAAGAAAGAAAGGGGATACTGAAGTTTCCAAAAGCAACATTTGA